A single window of Dermacentor albipictus isolate Rhodes 1998 colony chromosome 1, USDA_Dalb.pri_finalv2, whole genome shotgun sequence DNA harbors:
- the LOC135903155 gene encoding uncharacterized protein, with protein sequence MMQNHRDDEDGQRERGSSDGESEPFLSEREMEFRLKMAQERRQSLALELELVRARTASPSSGRDGSGRALENDRNTEWRKYSKLLVGAFPKFPTDAEVPIWFESVEHTLEAYEVPRSCWGQIVFPLLAERIEYLSTRLTPAQHRDYEALKEVVLDELQLSPLEYQKRFFGVRKRKTETWKSFTTRLASYLNFYVASRDVSNFAELLELLVADQLKTVLSEEALRYVRLREGAGWYKASEIARLLQTFEDAHGRVDIPKGQPRDTSTKGPETTTGNRSSSGLVSHQGQRTKPKSPYPPAGQQRPTVCFECGSAGHIRPNCPRIRERLAHTAAQQEQPERLTARVALENPAVGDRLLCVALNCRGRTMKAIVDTGAEITVVRESAVPPELAQSHGSVNLRAAFGERVEAKLVALPLTLKQGQPVFSKVEEATPVLCALTDRLSVSADCLLSAEDWSALQQGRDEACELPTKKLPPSSSEELVTAVGLGGGQVDPENPVTGASKCDALHPNAEGAQEESNSSSDTVKGDAGTLREEQKSDATLSRAWKNAEEGRGGMIVIDGLLYHRDHVLGQPVPLADDSQRAAAFVSHLGQFAWRVMPFGLRNAAASFQRSMNQLLAQHEDYACAYLDDIAVFSRSIQEHIRHLHAVFSALTSVGLVANLEKCQVARGSIRYLGHVVGSGKHGPDPTKLAAIKGLQVPRTKKELRSVLGLCGYYRGYISNFAAIAKPLTQMTAKHVPNCIPWSPEANEAFEGLKGALCSAVELATPDSSKPFWLFTDASAIAVGACLAQMTDNGTECPIAFASHRFTPTQMRWSTIEREAFGVIWGLKKFDTRDWKLISGLVED encoded by the exons ATGATGCAGAATCACAGGGACGATGAGGATGGTCAGAGGGAGAGGGGTAGCAGCGATGGTGAAAGCGAGCCCTTTCTGTCTGAGCGGGAGATGGAGTTTAGACTAAAGATGGCTCAGGAACGTCGCCAGAGCCTAGCCCTTGAACTGGAGCTCGTCAGGGCACGAACAGCGTCGCCATCGAGTGGTCGCGACGGCAGTGGCAGAGCACTTGAGAATGATAGAAACACGGAATGGcgtaaatattcaaaattattagTTGGTGCTTTCCCCAAATTTCCCACAGACGCCGAGGTCCCCATTTGGTTCGAATCTGTAGAGCACACCTTAGAGGCCTAcgaggtgccgcgaagctgttggGGTCAGATAGTTTTTCCGCTCCTAGCGGAGCGCATTGAGTACCTGTCAACACGTCTGACTCCCGCACAGCACCGTGATTATGAAGCTTTAAAGGAAGTCGTCCTTGATGAGCTGCAGTTGTCTCCCCTTGAATATCAAAAACGGTTTTTTGGGGTACGGAAGCGGAAGACCGAGACGTGGAAGAGTTTCACGACTCGTCTTGCCAGCTACCTAAATTTTTATGTGGCATCAAGAGACGTGTCAAATTTTGCGGAGCTGCTAGAACTCTTGGTGGCTGACCAGCTGAAAACAGTGTTGTCGGAAGAGGCGCTCAGGTACGTCAGGCTACGAGAGGGTGCAGGGTGGTACAAGGCCTCGGAAATTGCTAGACTTTTGCAAACTTTTGAGGACGCTCACGGCCGTGTAGACATACCTAAGGGGCAACCTCGGGACACCAGCACTAAGGGCCCGGAAACTACAACTGGGAACCGCAGCAGCAGCGGTTTGGTTTCGCACCAAGGGCAGAGGACAAAACCGAAATCACCGTATCCACCCGCGGGACAGCAGAGGCCAACAGTTTGCTTTGAGTGCGGGTCAGCCGGGCACATTAGGCCAAATTGTCCCCGCATCCGCGAAaggctggcgcacacggccgcccAGCAGGAACAACCTGAGAGGCTCACCGCGCGGGTCGCGCTAGAGAACCCAGCTGTGGGTGACCGCTTGTTGTGTGTAGCTCTCAATTGTAGGGGCCGAACAATGAAGGCAATAGTGGATACGGGTGCCGAGATAACTGTGGTTCGCGAAAGTGCCGTGCCACCGGAATTAGCACAGTCGCATGGCAGTGTAAATCTCCGCGCAGCTtttggcgaacgagttgaagcGAAACTCGTGGCGCTACCCCTGACACTAAAACAGGGCCAACCCGTGTTTTCCAAAGTGGAGGAGGCGACGCCAGTATTGTGCGCACTCACGGATAGGCTGAGCGTGAGCGCGGATTGCCTGCTCTCAGCAGAGGACTGGAGCGCGCTCCAGCAGGGTCGGGACGAGGCTTGTGAGCTGCCCACCAAAAAACTCCCGCCGAGCAGCAGCGAGGAGCTGGTTACAGCCGTAGGACTGGGTGGGGGACAGGTTGATCCCGAAAACCCGGTTACCGGTGCGAGCAAGTGCGATGCGCTGCATCCGAACGCGGAAGGGGCACAAGAAGAATCCAATAGTAGCTCCGATACAGTGAAGGGTGACGCCGGGACGTTACGTGAGGAACAAAAGAGTGACGCCACTCTGAGCAGGGCCTGGAAAAATGCGGAAGAAGGAAGGGGTGGCATGATCGTGATTGATGGTCTGCTTTACCACCGCGACCACGTATTGGGACAGCCG GTGCCCTTAGCGGACGACTCGCAGCGGGCTGCGGCGTTCGTGTCACACTTGGGTCAATTCGCTTGGAGGGTGATGCCATTCGGTCTCAGGAACGCTGCAGCTAGCTTTCAGAGAAGCATGAATCAGCTGTTAGCACAGCACGAGGACTACGCCTGCGCATATTTGGACGACATCGCTGTTTTCAGCAGGTCGATACAGGAACATATCCGCCACCTTCACGCTGTTTTCTCAGCTCTGACATCAGTGGGATTGGTAGCGAACCTCGAAAAATGTCAGGTGGCCCGTGGATCTATCCGCTATCTTGGGCATGTGGTAGGCTCCGGCAAGCATGGCCCGGACCCTACTAAGCTCGCAGCCATCAAGGGACTGCAGGTGCCGCGTACTAAAAAGGAATTGAGAAGCGTCCTTGGCCTCTGTGGGTATTACAGGGGATACATTtcaaatttcgcggccatagcgaAGCCGCTCACGCAGATGACTGCtaaacacgttcccaattgcatTCCGTGGTCTCCTGAGGCCAACGAGGCTTTCGAAGGTCTCAAAGGTGCTCTGTGTAGTGCCGTAGAGCTGGCGACTCCAGACTCAAGCAAGCCATTTTGGCTGTTCACCGATGCCTCTGCAATTGCCGTGGGCGCATGCCTAGCTCAGATGACCGACAATGGCACAGAGTGCCCCATTGCTTTTGCCAGTCACCGCTTCACGCCCACTCAGATGCGGTGGTCTACGATTGAACGCGAGGCATTTGGCGTCATTTGGGGTCTCAAAAAGTTTGACAC